ACGCGGGACCGGTGCTCGCGGCGCGCCTGCCAGGCACCGGCGGCGAGCGCGAGCGGCCACAGCAGCACCAGATACTCCCGTTGGATCATGGCCAGCGGCATCCACCCGGCCGACCACCGTTGCGGGGCGGTGTACAAGAGGACCGCACCGGCCACGAGCAGGGCCAGCAGGGCACCGGCAGCGGCGGAGCGGCGCAGTTCGACACGGAGAACCCGGCTCACCGGGTCACCCCCGCGCGGTGCCGGCGCAGGATCGCCGAGTATCCCCGCTCGGCCGGGCTGTCCCCGGCGTCGCCCTGCCCGCCCTCGGCGACGAGGTCGTCCGGGGCGCCCTGGAAGACGAGCCGCCCCTCGTGCATCATGACGACGTCGGTGCAGGCGGCGACCACGTCCTCGACCAGGTGCGTGGAGACCAGGACACAGCTGTCGACACCCAGTTCGCGCAGGAGCGCACGGAAGTCCACGCGTTGCTCGGGGTCCAGTCCGACGGTGGGCTCGTCGAGCAGCAGCACCGCCGGGTCGTTCACGATCGCCTGTGCGATGCCGGCGCGGCGCAGCATGCCGCCGGAGAGAGTCTTCATCCGCGCGTCCGCCTTGGCGGCGAGCCCGACCCGTTCGATCGCCCGTTGCACCGCCCCCGGCACGGCGCTCTTCGGCACTTCCTTGAGCCAGGCCATGTACTCGACGAACTCCCGCACGGTGAAGCGCGGGTAGAACCCGAACTGCTGCGGCAGG
The sequence above is a segment of the Micromonospora sp. WMMA1363 genome. Coding sequences within it:
- a CDS encoding ABC transporter ATP-binding protein codes for the protein MRVVSAAETAPTTHPWVVQADGLRVRAGRHLAVDGLDLALDTGVHGLLGPNGAGKTTLMRSLATVVKPAGGRLTVLGESVDARADLRRVRRGLGYLPQQFGFYPRFTVREFVEYMAWLKEVPKSAVPGAVQRAIERVGLAAKADARMKTLSGGMLRRAGIAQAIVNDPAVLLLDEPTVGLDPEQRVDFRALLRELGVDSCVLVSTHLVEDVVAACTDVVMMHEGRLVFQGAPDDLVAEGGQGDAGDSPAERGYSAILRRHRAGVTR